Below is a window of Malania oleifera isolate guangnan ecotype guangnan chromosome 1, ASM2987363v1, whole genome shotgun sequence DNA.
CAAATGCTAAGATCTTAGCTTGATGTTTGGATTTAGGGTCCCCTTAACTTGTCTTATCCTAAACTTTCCCTAACCTACAATGTAAATGCAATAACTTTGGGCTCTTGGATGCTTCCATGTATAGCTTATGGCTAATagtctttttttcttcttctttttcttttaaagagAAATCTAATAGGCATTTGaatatattagaaaaaaaaagtatttttccaCTCATTCTAAgccataattaatatttattgcAATTTTAGACAAACAAAAAAATGTTCCTTTATTTGATTTGTCCATTTCTATTAAGTAGATGCGAACTACAAGTGAAAGTGGAAATGTTCAATCCAAAATTCAAACAGTAACGACCGAGTTGGAAGAGACAAAGCAAAGCCTGCAAAAGGCTAGAGAAGAAGGCATCCTAATGGCAAATTGTCTCAAATCTCTCAAAGATGAGCTTCAACAAACAAAGACCGAACTGCGACAATTGAAAGCCATTAGAGAACTTGAAAAGGAAACAGCAATAATGGATCCTGAAATTGAAGAACTCAAGTTCATTGAAAATGCACCAAGCAAGGCGCAAACTAAAGTAGAAGTCGAGGAGTCAGATATTCAAAAGAAGAGATACGTCACTTTTGCTAGTCCCCCTTCCCTAGCCCAGGTCATTATAAACCATGATCACGAAAGTGAAGCTCCTATGCAAAAGAAGGATAAGAAGAAGCCTATAGTTCCTATAATTGGAAGGATGTTCTCCAAGAAGCACGGAAGCAACAAACGACAGTCGCCAAGAGTAGGAGGCCCTTAATTAGGgtggtttggggggggggggggagtaagGACATATTTAgtgtgaaaaatatatttttaaaatttttcaaagaattataaaaaaattcatgtttctttttaatttttcaactTTTGCATAAGAAACTTGGAAAGCATCTCGCTATTATTTTCCAAGTAAATGTAAatgttgaaaaactataaaacAAAGAAGCATTTTTGTAATCCTttgaaaaaaaaactgaaaaataaaatatgtttttcacaACTACATATGTCTTAAACAATTCCTTCGTAAATGGACTTACGTATGCAAATTCTATAACGCAGCTAGAGTTTTTCAAGGATGCTCATCACATGCTTAAACATGAGAAATGTTTTTGTGAAGAAACGCAGAAGCACTTTACAGTAGCTTATGAAGAACATCCTTGAAGAAGACTATTTCTTACAATCCTTTATTATGAACCTCTTATGAAGATACCAATAATTGAAAGTGCATGTGATTGATATCCCCCATACTTATGTGTTCatacttcattttcattttacatttttttatagaaaaaaaaatatcgaTTCCCTTGATTTTGTAATTAGTCAAGAGAGAAAGTAGTGGGCTTGGGCTTGGGCTTGGGCTTGGAATCATATATATGATGTTGCATGTAATGGTTTTTGGCATGAATTGTGAGAGGAATATAAATGCAGGAGCTTTGATGTTTGGAAAAAGGGAGCATTGGAGCCTCTGTATGTACCTTgagtcattttttatttttattattttttttgtaaaaaatttcAATTGAGATTGGGGAGTcaatctcacacacacacatatatatatatatatatatatatatggggatGGGCCAGAATGCATGCCACGTGTGCGTTGGAAATTAGAGAGGGTTGGCATGTAGTCAACCTGTGTCCGACCGACagcaaacccaattcaaagtgcAGATGTGCTCATTGACATTGtcttctgtctctctctctctctctcttaaaacaGGGGAGGACTTCAATTtgcttttacaaaaataaaatagatgAAAGACAAATTACAAAATAGAGCTAATATGGATTGGTGGGTGGGCAGATGGGTGCAGTAGTAGAAGCTATTACTCTACCCTATGTACACAGACAATGGaacatattataaaataaattattaattaagatGTGTCCGGGGGCACATGTACCCATGTGAACTCTCtgcaacatacatatatacacacatgtgCAGACAAAAATTTTGTATACCTCACCCTCTCCCAATTATTAACTTTCTTCTTCACTCTACTCTCCAGCTAGCCGTCATCCATATATCGGCTCAGCCAGCCTGAGCCTCCATCTATCGTATCAGCAGCCTCACCTCATacttatatttatattaataattaatacaaGCATCGTAAATTAATACCTTCAAAATACTTTAACCCAAAGGTTGTCCAGAAATAATTTTCAATGAAATGTAGACCTGTTATCGCAAAGGGTTTTAAATgtcagaattttaaaaaaaaaaaaaaaaaaaaaaaaaatttaaactaatttgaaaatatttagtACCACATATTCTATTAttttggtttatttatttatttatttttaaaattttcaaaaacataaaaAGGTTTACTAATTTCCAAGCGTATAACTTTATTACTGTTTGAGACAAGGAGCTTTTTATTGTGCCGGACACCctacttgtgtcaaacaccaatactacaattattgttattgaatatataagaaactaaagtaatgcaaaaacaaataataaaacagtaaaaaaaataaGACAATAAATTAACCAGGTTCGATATAGAATTACTTACGTCCTCGGACgtcgacgatcaatccactatttcttgacaaagtaaaactttgaggtgtgttttacaaatggagaattgagctctttatatagcttcaatcttggttctttgccaaatgaatagcactctggctatcataaaacacaacaatgtgcttctgaacaacaactcctaaattttcaagcaaatcctgcaaccaAATAACTTCCTTAACAGCTTCTGAAATTGCCATATACTATGTTTCTGTTGTAGACAAGACAATGGTAGATTGTAAgatagacctccaactcactggatcattagcaaatgtaaaaatatatctcGTAGTTGATCGACATTCATCCAAATGACCCGtgaaatcagaatccacatatccaacaacacgttgatcaaaagtattatttttctcaaatactatgtgcttctaaacaacaactcctaaattttcaagtaaattctgcaaccaaatagcttccttaacagcctctaaaATTCCCATGTACTCttcttctgttgtagacaagacaatggtagactgtaaggtagacctctaactcactggaccattagcaaatgtaaaaacatatctagtAGTTGATCGACATTTATCCAAATCATCTGCAAAATCAGAATTCACATATCCAACAATACGTTGATCAAAAGTATTATTTTTCCCAAATActatgtgcttctgaacaacaactcctaaattttcaagtaaatcctgcaaccaaatagcttccttaacaacctCTAAAATTGCCATGTACTCttcttctgttgtagacaagacaatggtagactgtaaggtagacctccaactcactggaccattagcaaatgtaaaaacatatctagtAGTTGATCGACATTCATCCAAATGACCCGcgaaatcagaatccacatatccaacaacacgttgatcaaaagtattatttttctcaaatactatgtGCTTCTGAACAATAACTCCTAAttttcaagtaaatcctgcaaccaaataacttccttaacagcctctgaaatTGCCATGTACTCTTCTTCTGTTGTAGATAAgacaatggtagactgtaaggtagacgtCTAACTCATTGGACCATTAgtaaatgtaaaaacatatctagtagttgatcgacatttatccaaatcacctgcaaaatcagaatccacatatccaacaacacgttgatcaaaagtattattttactcaaatactatgtgcttctgaacaacaactcctaaattttcaagtaaatactgcaaccaaatagcttccttaatagcCTTTGAAATTGCAATGTACTCTGCTTCTATTATAGACAAgacaatggtagactgtaaggtagacctccaactcactagaccattagcaaatgtaaaaacatatctaaTAGTTGATCGACATTCATCCAAATGActtgcaaaatcagaatccacatatccaacaacacttTGATCaaaagtattatttttctcaaatactatgtgcttctgaacaacaaCTCCTAAATTTTGAAGTAAATActacaaccaaatagcttccttaacagcctttgAAATGGCCacgtactctgcttctgttgcaGACAAGACAATGGTATactataaggtagacctccagctcactggaccattagcaaatgtaaaaacatatctagtAGTTGATTGATATTTATCCAAAttacctgcaaaatcagaatccacatatccaacaacacgttgatcaaaagtattatttttctcaaatactatgtGCTTTTGAACAACAACTcctaaattttcaagtaaatcctgcaaccaaatagcttccttaacagcctctaaaATTGCCATGTACTCTTCTTCTGTTGTAGACAAaacaatggtagactgtaaggtagacctccaactcactggaccattagcaaatgtaaaaacatatctagtagttgatcgacatttatccaaatcacctgcaaaatcagaatcctcatatccaacaacacgttgatcaaaagtattatttttctcaaatactatgtgcttctgaacaacaactcctaaattttcaagtaaatcctgcaaccaaATAACTTCCTTAACAGCCTTTGAAAtagccatgtactctgcttctgttgtagacaagacaatggtagactataaggtagacctccaactcactggaccattagcaaatgtaaaaacatatctagtagttgatcgacatttatccaaatcacctgcaaaatcagaatccacatatccaacaacacgttgatcaaaagtattatttttctcaaatactatgtgcttctgaacaacaactcctaaattttcaagcaaatcctacaaccaaatagcttccttaatgGCCTTTGAAattgccatgtactctgcttctgttgtagataagacaatggtagactataaggtagacctccaactcactggaccattagcaaatgtaaaaacatatctagtagttgatcgacatttatccaaatcaccggcaaaatcagaatccacatatccaacaacacgttaatcaaaagtattatttttctccaatactatgtgcttctgaacaacaactaataaattttcaagtaaatcctgcaaccaaatagcttccttaatagcCTCTGAAATTGCTATGTGCTCTGTTTCTGTTGTAGACAAGACAATGGTacactgtaaggtagacctccaactcactggaccattagcaaatgtaaaaacatatctagtagttgatcgacatttatccaaatcaccggcaaaatcagaatccacatatccaacaacacgttgatcaaaagtattatttttctcaaatactatgtgcttctgaacaacaactcctaaattttcaagtaaatcctgtaaccaaatagcttccttaacagcctctgaaattgccatgtactctacttctgttgtagacaaaataatggtagactgtaaggtagacttccaactcactggaccattaacAAATGTAAAAACATCTAGTTGTTGATTGACATTTATctaaatcacctgcaaaatcagaatcctcatatccaacaacacgttgatcaaaagtattatttttctcaaatactataccaacatcattcatattcataatatatctcaaaatccatttcacagcttgctaATGTCCTTTACTCAGATAAAggcgcactaagtttgaaatgaggagcaagaagAGTGCTTACTgattttgactgctcagacatgccaaaactctgtactaccttcttcaaatactgtttctgagacaaactaactcttcctctcattctgtctctgcgaatcttcatgccaagtatcttctttgcttcaccaagatctttcatctcaaacttttgatacaactgacttttcaacttgttgatttcttccctattctttgaagctatcaacatatcatcaacatacaagagtaaatatataaaagattcaTTTTGTAGTCTGCAAAATAAACATAATGATCATatttatttctaatgtacttatgacccatcataaactgatgaaatcgtttgtaccactgtcttgaatactgttttaaaccatacaacgatttacccagtttacatacccaattttcttttccagcaacctaaaAACTTTCTAGCCgagtcatatagatttcttcttccaaatcaccatgtaaaaatacagtttttacatcgagttgaactagttcaagatcaaattatgctaccaaagccaacaaaattcgaaggGAAGAAtatttaacaactggagaaaatacctcattataatcaatatctttcttctgtgcgtagcccttagctaccaatctagttttgaagtgaacattatttgtatttggaaatccttctttctttacataaacccatctgcaaccaattgctttcttaccctttggcagctgggctagctcccaagtctgattctgatgaagagactgcatttcttcatccatcgcttttttccacttgtctgattcagagtttctcattgcttctttgaaagtgtaaggaacattatcatccacaattggaagtgcataggccactaTATTAGTATACCGAGTAGGTTTTCAAATTTATCatcttggcctctgagaaacaattgattcttgttgttgtgaagattctcgaattgaaatctcctcttcttgtaaactattccccaccgtaactggagagttaccttgtgtagtctcatttctcactgggtttccctaaattgtctcaacctccacctgttgttgagtaccactggtcttctcttcaactcgcaACTCCTTGTGTATTGTTTTCTTcgtcatcgcaagttcatcaaaagtcacatccctgcttaaaatcattttttttcatctctagacaccaaagacgatatcctttGACTCCTACACTTATCCCCAAGACTATTGCTTTCTTGACTCTTGGatctaacttagattctttaacatgataataagtcatagtatcaaatacatgtaaagaatcataatcactagaaGGCTTtctagaccatacctcatagggtgttttttcCCCTAtggcagatgatggtagacgattgttGAGATGACACACATATTTTACAGCCTCAGCCCAACACCTTTTGTTTAAcctagcattagacaacatacatcgaacttttttctaaaaaagtccAATTCATGCGCTTTGCCACCCCATTTGGCTGTGGTGTATCttgaactgtgaagtgtcgagcaataccttcatcttgacataacttcataaacgggtcactcgtgtattcactaCCATTATTTGATCAGAGCCATTTAATCTTTCtaccagtttgagtttcaactaattttttccacttaaggaaaatatcacacactttatttttatgcttcatagaatacacccaaactcttttggaaaaatcatcaacaaaagtgacaaaataatgcaaaCCACCCAATGAaaccgtttttgtgggcccctatacatctgtatggatgtagtctaaaatacatTCAGTTCAGTGGATtacagtgccaaatttcactctagtctgtttttcgagaatgcaatgctcacaaaattcaagtttgcacacctttgcaccctttagtAAATCTCGCTTAGCttattgttgcaaagatttttctcctgtatgtgctaatcgcatatgccataacctgatTGTTTCTGAACCTACATCTTTCTCTGAAACAACAGCTATTGAGCCAATAATTGTACtgccttgtaaataatacaagttatttttccttgtTCTTTTCATCAtcaccagcgcacctgatttaatctttaaggttccatctttcaaagtgatagtgaaccctttagattctaaggcacccaatgaaatcaaattcttctttaggcttggaacatacctaacataagtcaaggtcttaatagttccattttgacatttcaactatattgatcttattccagttgttttacaagtattatcatttcccataaaaacaaccccaccatttaatttttcaaaattaaaaaaaaattccctattaggacacatgtgataggaacaaccagaatccaaaatccactcaccaaaataatgtggcgaatatgttccaacaagagaaaaatctgactcacttccatcatcattggctatattggcattagaatgtgctttgcccttattcttctactgtaatttagggtaatctttcttccaatgccctctctcacgacaaaaggcgcattcatatttagcaggtctcccatgagatttactcctcccatgaga
It encodes the following:
- the LOC131158897 gene encoding WEB family protein At2g17940; this encodes MERSEEGVVVIGRAEIDTRAPFRSVKEAVLLFGERVLVGEVYAQKLKEMRTTSESGNVQSKIQTVTTELEETKQSLQKAREEGILMANCLKSLKDELQQTKTELRQLKAIRELEKETAIMDPEIEELKFIENAPSKAQTKVEVEESDIQKKRYVTFASPPSLAQVIINHDHESEAPMQKKDKKKPIVPIIGRMFSKKHGSNKRQSPRVGGP